The following proteins are encoded in a genomic region of Corythoichthys intestinalis isolate RoL2023-P3 chromosome 5, ASM3026506v1, whole genome shotgun sequence:
- the ribc2 gene encoding RIB43A-like with coiled-coils protein 2 — protein MMMNNTELLSDVKVRMRRDNEARRRARLLDDKQRSIGIDKEFLDKQVAEKIARKQAEKEEQKAYDAAMMENIYQAPLLHNRQVKVTRGSEKATVDFYPHHQQPRGFPTDQGHLTMLPGLHGEDPDRGSRVQRQKEQLRRWLIQQRDEQAAEKHRKKMEKLQDDRQRVHMDNEAVQLHNKDLERRKAAAVVTKEWNVNTMTKTEEKRRQVRNEELIQQQGQHAGSMGAPGLCPSSDRKPPPESLMQITVFHKNQIEEKLLAELKKRGEERQNDGIRLDSARMAVLLERQQARNRKQFRRRVDTVNKQLAAAHQNRKEDLRHGHIDESFFSQFNTSCR, from the exons ATGATGATGAACAACACTGAATTGTTGTCGGATGTCAAAGTGCGTATGCGTCGAGATAATGAGGCGAGAAGACGAGCGAGGCTGCTTGACGACAAACAGAGGAGCATCGGA ATCGACAAAGAATTTCTTGACAAGCAAGTTGCGGAGAAGATTGCAAGGAAACAGGCAGAAAAGGAAGAACAAAAGGCCTATG ATGCCGCTATGATGGAAAATATATATCAGGCTCCCCTGCTCCATAATCGACAAGTAAAGGTTACACGTGGCTCGGAAAAGGCCACTGTGGACTTCTACCCTCATCACCAGCAGCCCAGGGGCTTTCCCACGGATCAAGGGCACCTGACTATGTTGCCTGGTCTGCATGGGGAGGATCCGGACAGAGGGAGCCGAGTGCAGAGACAGAAGGAGCAGCTCCGAAGGTGGCTCATCCAGCAGCGGGATGAACAGGCTGCAGAAAAACACAGAAAGAAGATGGAGA AACTGCAAGATGACCGACAACGAGTCCACATGGACAATGAGGCTGTGCAACTCCACAACAAAGACCTGGAGAGGAGAAAAGCAGCAGCAGTGGTAACCAAAGAATGGAACGTCAACACA ATGACAAAGACAGAAGAAAAACGTCGCCAGGTGCGTAATGAGGAACTTATCCAGCAGCAAGGTCAACATGCAGGCTCTATGGGAGCCCCTGGCCTTTGTCCCAGCAGCGACAGGAAGCCACCTCCTGAGAGTTTAATGCAAATCACTGTATTCCACAAGAATCAAATTGAGGAGAAATTG TTAGCAGAATTGAAGAAGAGGGGAGAGGAGAGGCAAAACGACGGCATCCGTCTGGATTCGGCACGGATGGCCGTGCTCTTGGAGAGGCAGCAGGCCCGAAACAGGAAGCAGTTTCGACGCCGTGTGGACACCGTCAACAAACAGCTGGCAGCAGCACACCAGAACAG GAAAGAGGACTTAAGGCATGGACACATTGATGAGAGCTTCTTCTCCCAGTTTAACACCAGCTGCCGTTGA
- the ada2a gene encoding adenosine deaminase 2-A, with the protein MVAVVQRPHVAVFCLPLLIAAGVMPMPDPKRRDALIQLEASQQTGGQIVLSDLEKLLDARLYQMKQDEMANAHFPPAMHFFKAKPLIERSPIFSLLQKMPKGGALHVHDLAMGDPEWLVKNVTYRSNCYMCVTDKQAVRFIFSSGQPAPAPNCSAWMLMETLRNKLVNVTDLDNSILANMTLFTDDDPEALYPHQAVVWERFQMNFMAVMGLITYAPVFRDYYYHGLSQFYKDNVMYLEIRALLLQTYELDGSTHDSVWALQTYGDVTKRFISDHPDFFGSRFIFIVHRTMDSAALKGVVKKAIKLQKDFPDLMVGFDLVGRVDDGKPLWYFRDALSLPSQMGVTLPYFFHAGETNLEGTDVDQNLLDAILFNTSRIGHGFALTRHPLARELSRKRGVAVEVCPISNQVLKLVDDLRNHPAATLMSQNHPMVISSDDPAMFGSSGLSYDFYEAFVGFGGNRSNLGTLKQLAINSILYSALKPELQNKALDAWERKWDTFVSENAFQKPNCVYGNFICAYPNMLPWKKLFNSAAVL; encoded by the exons ATGGTGGCTGTGGTACAGCGCCCCCACGTGGCTGTATTCTGCCTGCCACTGTTAATTGCAGCAGGTGTCATGCCCATGCCGGACCCCAAGAGGAGGGATGCCCTGATACAGCTGGAGGCCTCCCAACAGACGGGAGGCCAAATTGTGCTGAGCGACTTAGAGAAGCTTCTGGATGCTCGACTGTACCAAATGAAGCAGGATGAGATGGCCAATGCTCATTTTCCTCCCGCCATGCACTTCTTCAAGGCGAAACCCTTGATTGAGCGCAGCCCCATCTTCAGCCTGCTGCAGAAAATGCCCAAAG GCGGAGCTCTGCATGTCCATGACCTCGCCATGGGGGATCCTGAGTGGCTCGTGAAGAATGTTACGTATCGATCAAACTGCTACATGTGTGTCACCGACAAACAGGCGGTCAGATTCATCTTCTCGTCTGGTCAGCCTGCGCCTGCCCCGAACTGTTCCGCCTGGATGCTGATGGAAACACTTAGGAACAAACTGGTCAACGTTACAGATCTTGACAACAG CATCCTGGCTAACATGACACTCTTCACTGATGATGATCCTGAGGCTTTGTATCCTCACCAAGCTGTGGTTTGGGAGAGGTTTCAGATGAACTTCATGGCTGTGATGGGTCTCATTACATATGCTCCAGTCTTTCGAGACTATTACTACCATGGCCTCAGCCAATTTTACAAAGATAACGTCATGTATCTGGAAATACGTGCTTTACTTTTGCAG ACTTACGAGCTGGACGGCAGCACTCATGACTCCGTGTGGGCGCTTCAAACCTACGGTGACGTCACCAAACGGTTCATTTCAGACCACCCTGATTTCTTTGGAAGCAGATTCATCTTCATAGTGCATAG AACAATGGATTCAGCTGCATTGAAGGGAGTGGTGAAGAAGGCAATAAAGCTGCAGAAAGACTTCCCAGACTTGATGGTCGGCTTTGACTTG GTCGGCCGCGTAGACGATGGAAAGCCTCTTTGGTATTTCAGAGATGCTTTATCATTACCATCTCAGATGGGCGTGACACTTCCCTACTTTTTCCACGCCGGAGAGACAA ATCTGGAAGGCACAGACGTTGACCAGAACTTGCTTGACGCCATTTTGTTTAATACGTCGCGAATTGGACACGGATTTGCACTGACTCGCCACCCTTTGGCTCGCGAACTATCTAGGAAGAGAGGTGTGGCTGTGGAAGTGTGTCCCATATCCAACCAG GTCTTAAAGCTCGTGGATGACCTGCGAAACCACCCGGCGGCAACTCTGATGTCACAGAACCAcccgatggtgattagttccgaCGACCCGGCTATGTTCGGTTCCTCAGGCCTATCCTACGACTTCTACGAAGCCTTCGTGGGCTTCGGCGGCAATAGATCAAACTTGGGCACTCTTAAGCAACTGGCCATCAACTCCATTTT ATACAGCGCGTTGAAACCAGAACTGCAGAACAAAGCTCTTGACGCATGGGAGAGGAAATGGGACACGTTTGTCTCTGAAAACGCGTTCCAGAAGCCAAACTGTGTTTATGGCAATTTTATTTGTGCTTATCCCAATATGCTGCCTTGGAAGAAACTCTTTAATTCCGCTGCGGTACTGTGA